The following proteins come from a genomic window of Gemmatimonadales bacterium:
- a CDS encoding cytochrome c biogenesis protein CcdA, protein MAVAFLAGLLSFLSPCVLPLVPSYLSFVTGVSGVAELGSRRHLALLHAALFVIGFSLIFVALGATATELGLLLKSYQRWVERVGGVVIVALGLYTLGVLRIGALSREARIQLSDKPLGFLGSVLVGVAFGAGWTPCIGPILGSILLYTSSRADLGQGLALLAAYSLGLAIPFLVAAWALEGFLRWFQRFRRYIGWVERVAGVLLVAVGLLLVTGSFTLLSGWLQGLTPEFLRSRL, encoded by the coding sequence GTGGCCGTAGCGTTCCTCGCAGGGCTGCTGTCGTTCCTGTCGCCCTGCGTGCTGCCGCTGGTGCCGAGCTACCTGTCCTTCGTCACGGGCGTGAGCGGGGTCGCCGAGCTGGGCTCGCGCCGCCACCTCGCGCTCCTCCACGCGGCGCTGTTCGTCATCGGCTTCTCCCTCATCTTCGTCGCGCTGGGCGCCACGGCCACCGAGCTGGGCCTGCTGCTCAAGTCCTACCAGCGCTGGGTCGAGCGCGTCGGCGGGGTCGTGATCGTCGCCCTCGGGCTCTACACCCTCGGCGTGCTCCGGATCGGCGCGCTCTCCCGCGAGGCGCGCATCCAGCTGTCCGACAAGCCGCTCGGCTTCCTCGGATCGGTGCTGGTGGGCGTCGCGTTCGGAGCCGGATGGACGCCGTGCATCGGGCCGATCCTGGGCTCGATCCTGCTGTACACCTCCAGTCGCGCCGACCTGGGGCAGGGCCTCGCGCTGCTGGCCGCGTACTCGCTCGGCCTCGCCATCCCGTTCCTGGTCGCGGCGTGGGCGCTGGAGGGCTTCCTGCGCTGGTTCCAGCGGTTCCGGCGCTACATCGGCTGGGTCGAGCGGGTGGCGGGCGTCCTGCTGGTGGCCGTGGGGCTGCTGCTGGTGACGGGGAGCTTCACGCTGCTGTCGGGATGGCTGCAGGGGCTGACGCCCGAATTCCTGCGCAGCCGACTCTAG
- a CDS encoding arginine decarboxylase, pyruvoyl-dependent: MHFVPTKGFLTRGVGRHKEKLTSFEMALRDAGIEKCNLVRVSSIFPPHGKLVTRQEGVQLLRPGQVVFAVLAEMATNEPSRMVAASIGLAIPADPNHYGYISEHHAYGQKEEIAGDYAEDLAASMLATTLGVPFDPNQAWDERRAVYLMSGDIVKTRNVTQTAECGPDGLWTTVVASCVYVEFNQVGEAPPAPPPAPPPPKPAA, from the coding sequence ATGCATTTCGTGCCGACCAAGGGGTTCCTGACCCGAGGCGTGGGCCGCCACAAGGAGAAGCTGACCAGCTTCGAGATGGCGCTGCGCGACGCCGGCATCGAGAAGTGCAACCTGGTGCGCGTCAGCTCGATCTTCCCGCCGCACGGCAAGCTGGTGACGCGCCAGGAAGGCGTGCAGCTGCTGCGGCCCGGCCAGGTGGTGTTCGCGGTGCTGGCCGAGATGGCGACCAACGAGCCGAGCCGGATGGTGGCGGCCTCCATCGGGCTGGCCATCCCGGCCGACCCGAACCACTACGGCTACATCTCCGAGCACCACGCGTACGGGCAGAAGGAGGAGATCGCCGGCGACTACGCCGAGGACCTGGCGGCGTCGATGCTGGCGACGACCCTGGGCGTGCCGTTCGACCCCAACCAGGCGTGGGACGAGCGCCGCGCGGTGTACCTGATGTCGGGCGACATCGTGAAGACGCGCAACGTGACCCAGACCGCGGAGTGCGGTCCCGACGGGCTGTGGACCACGGTGGTGGCGTCGTGCGTGTACGTCGAGTTCAACCAGGTGGGCGAGGCGCCGCCCGCGCCGCCGCCGGCCCCGCCGCCGCCGAAGCCCGCCGCCTAG
- a CDS encoding ABC transporter ATP-binding protein codes for MRSLKALLPYYRPYLGRMAVGLLLVVVANVFTLATPDFLRRGVDALGRPGASRVLVAMAAGLVGAALLGGAARFGMRQILNAVSRWMEYDLRNALFQHLETLQPSFFHRTPTGDIMARATNDLSAVRMAAGPAIMYLTDTVSRAVMAIPLMVRIDWRLTALGLVPLLGMPSVMILLGRTIHQRFESVQEHFATLTTQAHENLSGVRVVRAYRQEDAETRKFAALNLEYLRRNMRLAKTFGALFPLITFFGGFGGVLTLWFGSLLVVRGTVTLGMYIAFTTYLVLLVWPMIAFGWVINIFQRGAASMDRIQQLMNERPTITSPPLPLALPPARGGRSVEFRGVWFRYPVPRPADGQHGDRGWALQDVSFAAPSGAWVAVVGATGAGKTTLVEMVARLADPDRGEVLLDGLPLRTLALADLRRAVGLVPQETFLFSQTIGENIEVGAPDRAAAEAAARVAQLHETVIAFPGGYETMLGERGINLSGGQKQRAALARALARRPEVVVLDDALSAVDTDTEAAILRELKRTLVGVTTLVVSHRITAIRDADLIVVLEQGRVVETGKHEQLFERRGRYWQLLRRQQLEESLEKAG; via the coding sequence ATGCGCAGCCTCAAGGCGCTGCTCCCGTACTACCGGCCCTACCTCGGCCGGATGGCCGTCGGCCTGCTGCTGGTGGTGGTGGCCAACGTATTCACGCTGGCGACGCCCGACTTCCTGCGCCGTGGCGTGGACGCGCTGGGCCGGCCCGGCGCGTCGCGCGTGCTGGTGGCGATGGCCGCCGGCCTCGTCGGCGCGGCGCTGCTGGGGGGCGCCGCCCGATTCGGGATGCGGCAGATCCTCAACGCGGTCAGCCGGTGGATGGAGTACGACCTGAGGAACGCGCTGTTCCAGCACCTGGAGACCCTGCAGCCCTCGTTCTTCCACCGCACGCCGACCGGCGACATCATGGCGCGGGCGACCAACGACCTCTCGGCCGTGCGGATGGCCGCGGGTCCCGCGATCATGTACCTCACCGACACGGTGAGCCGCGCGGTGATGGCCATCCCGCTGATGGTCCGGATCGACTGGCGCCTCACTGCGCTCGGGCTGGTCCCGCTGCTCGGGATGCCGAGCGTGATGATCCTGCTCGGCCGCACCATCCACCAGCGCTTCGAGTCGGTGCAGGAGCACTTCGCGACGCTGACCACGCAGGCCCACGAGAACCTCAGCGGCGTGCGGGTGGTGCGCGCCTACCGGCAGGAGGACGCGGAGACCCGGAAGTTCGCGGCCCTGAACCTCGAGTACCTGCGGCGGAACATGCGGCTCGCCAAGACCTTCGGCGCCCTGTTCCCCCTGATCACGTTCTTCGGCGGATTCGGCGGCGTGCTCACGCTGTGGTTCGGGTCGCTGCTCGTGGTGCGCGGCACGGTCACCCTGGGCATGTACATCGCCTTTACGACCTATCTCGTGCTGCTGGTCTGGCCGATGATCGCCTTCGGGTGGGTCATCAACATCTTCCAGCGCGGCGCCGCCTCGATGGACCGGATCCAGCAGCTGATGAACGAGCGGCCCACCATCACCAGCCCGCCGCTGCCGCTCGCCCTCCCGCCGGCCCGGGGCGGGCGCAGCGTGGAGTTTCGCGGCGTGTGGTTCCGCTACCCGGTGCCCCGGCCGGCCGACGGCCAGCACGGCGACCGCGGGTGGGCGCTCCAGGACGTGTCGTTCGCCGCACCGTCCGGCGCGTGGGTTGCCGTGGTGGGGGCGACCGGTGCGGGCAAGACCACGCTGGTGGAGATGGTCGCGCGGCTCGCGGACCCCGACCGCGGCGAGGTGCTGCTGGACGGCCTGCCGCTGCGGACGCTGGCACTGGCCGACCTGCGGCGCGCGGTGGGCCTCGTCCCGCAGGAGACGTTCCTGTTCTCGCAGACCATCGGCGAGAACATCGAGGTGGGGGCCCCGGACCGCGCCGCGGCGGAGGCAGCCGCGCGCGTGGCCCAGCTGCACGAGACGGTGATCGCCTTCCCCGGCGGCTACGAGACGATGCTCGGCGAGCGCGGCATCAACCTCTCGGGCGGCCAGAAGCAGCGCGCGGCGCTCGCCCGCGCCCTCGCCCGCCGGCCCGAGGTGGTCGTCCTCGACGACGCGCTGTCGGCGGTGGACACCGACACCGAGGCCGCGATCCTGCGGGAGCTGAAGCGGACGCTCGTGGGCGTGACCACGCTGGTCGTCTCGCACCGCATCACCGCCATCCGCGACGCCGACCTGATCGTCGTGCTCGAGCAGGGCCGCGTCGTCGAGACCGGCAAGCACGAGCAGCTGTTCGAGAGGCGGGGCAGATACTGGCAATTGCTCCGCCGGCAACAGCTCGAAGAATCACTAGAGAAGGCAGGCTAG
- a CDS encoding S9 family peptidase — protein sequence MTRRIALAVLALAAAAHPARAQQRHPMTVREFLSIARPGEPAISPDGRWVAYNVTEPDLTAYRKRTDLWLAGVTGGEARRVSTDSLGGRSARWSPDGKALAYVTTRGGTPQVWIYEPATGTRRQLTSLPTGADGPLWSPAGGLIAFVSSVYPDCADDACNGRRADAADGNPGAPRIYDHLLYRHWMSWDDGTRSHLFVVPAGGGTPRDLLAGKDYDTPVPPFGGTADYAWSSDGKQLAFTTKVGRDQAWTTNSDIYTVPVAGGEPVNLTADLPGAESGPAYSPDGRWLAFLSQATAGYESDRFRLMVKDLASGAVRELPKAFDRWIGEYAWEPSSQGLIAIAEDRQANRIFHITIGGDVHHIHPGGDASQLSLGSDGAHDVMAYVSDGMDKPPQVFVWRIDHQHPAPPLQVTHLNAALLATLDLPAATEIGWLGAGGDSVFGWLLRPPGFDPSRRYPLLVLVHGGPQGAWTDDFHPRWNPAMFAAPGYVTFMPNPRGSTGFGQRFIDEIARDWGGKAYEDIMKGVDVVAALPYVDSTRMGAAGGSFGGHMVNWINGHTTRFKVLVAHDGDFNLSSFYGATEELWFPEHDLGGPPWADRTDYDRWSPDRFASAMRTPELVVQGGLDFRIPATEGMQAFTALQRQNVPSRFLYFPDEGHWVLKLQDQLVWWTTVQEWLARYLSPGTPPQR from the coding sequence ATGACACGCCGCATCGCCCTCGCCGTCCTCGCGCTCGCCGCCGCGGCCCACCCGGCCCGCGCGCAGCAGCGCCACCCCATGACCGTGCGCGAGTTCCTGAGCATCGCGCGTCCCGGCGAGCCTGCGATCTCCCCCGACGGGCGGTGGGTGGCCTACAACGTGACCGAGCCCGATCTCACCGCGTACCGCAAGCGCACCGACCTGTGGCTGGCAGGCGTGACCGGCGGCGAGGCGCGGCGCGTGTCGACCGACTCCCTGGGCGGCCGTAGCGCGCGCTGGTCGCCCGACGGCAAGGCGCTCGCCTACGTCACCACCCGCGGCGGCACGCCGCAGGTGTGGATCTACGAGCCGGCGACCGGCACGCGGCGGCAGCTCACCAGCCTCCCGACCGGCGCGGACGGCCCGCTGTGGTCGCCGGCCGGCGGCCTGATCGCGTTCGTCTCGTCGGTGTACCCCGACTGCGCCGACGACGCCTGCAACGGGCGGCGGGCCGACGCCGCCGACGGCAACCCCGGCGCGCCGCGGATCTACGACCACCTGTTGTACCGCCACTGGATGTCCTGGGACGACGGCACGCGGAGCCACCTGTTCGTCGTGCCGGCCGGCGGCGGGACGCCGCGCGACCTGCTGGCGGGCAAGGACTACGACACGCCGGTGCCTCCGTTCGGCGGCACGGCCGACTACGCATGGAGCTCCGACGGGAAGCAGCTGGCGTTCACCACCAAGGTGGGGCGCGACCAGGCGTGGACCACGAACTCCGACATCTACACGGTGCCGGTCGCCGGCGGCGAGCCGGTCAACCTGACGGCGGACCTGCCCGGCGCCGAGTCGGGGCCGGCCTACTCGCCCGACGGCCGCTGGCTGGCCTTCCTGTCGCAGGCCACGGCCGGCTACGAGTCGGACCGTTTCCGGCTGATGGTGAAGGATCTCGCCAGCGGCGCGGTGCGGGAGCTGCCCAAGGCGTTCGACCGCTGGATCGGCGAGTACGCCTGGGAGCCCAGCTCCCAGGGCCTGATCGCCATCGCCGAGGACCGCCAGGCCAACCGCATCTTCCACATCACCATCGGCGGCGACGTGCATCACATCCATCCCGGGGGCGACGCATCGCAGCTCTCGCTCGGGAGCGACGGCGCCCACGACGTGATGGCGTACGTGAGCGACGGGATGGACAAGCCGCCGCAGGTGTTCGTGTGGCGCATCGATCACCAGCATCCGGCCCCGCCGCTCCAGGTGACGCACCTCAATGCCGCGCTGCTGGCGACGCTCGACCTGCCGGCGGCCACCGAGATCGGCTGGCTCGGTGCCGGGGGTGACAGCGTCTTCGGCTGGCTCCTGAGGCCGCCGGGCTTCGACCCGAGCCGGCGCTACCCGCTGCTGGTGCTGGTGCACGGCGGGCCGCAGGGGGCGTGGACCGACGACTTCCACCCGCGCTGGAACCCGGCGATGTTCGCCGCACCCGGCTACGTGACGTTCATGCCCAACCCCCGCGGCTCCACCGGCTTCGGCCAGCGGTTCATCGACGAGATCGCACGCGACTGGGGGGGCAAGGCCTACGAGGACATCATGAAGGGCGTGGACGTGGTGGCGGCGCTGCCGTACGTCGACTCGACCCGGATGGGCGCGGCCGGCGGCTCGTTCGGCGGACACATGGTCAACTGGATCAACGGCCACACCACGCGCTTCAAGGTGCTGGTCGCGCACGACGGCGACTTCAACCTCAGCTCGTTCTACGGGGCCACCGAGGAGCTGTGGTTCCCCGAGCACGACCTGGGTGGACCGCCGTGGGCGGACCGCACCGACTACGACCGCTGGTCGCCGGACCGGTTCGCCTCGGCGATGCGCACGCCGGAGCTGGTGGTCCAGGGCGGGCTCGACTTCCGCATCCCGGCGACCGAGGGCATGCAGGCGTTCACGGCGCTGCAGCGGCAGAACGTGCCCTCGCGCTTCCTCTACTTCCCGGACGAAGGGCACTGGGTGCTGAAGCTGCAGGACCAGCTGGTGTGGTGGACCACCGTGCAGGAGTGGCTGGCGCGTTACCTCAGCCCCGGGACGCCGCCGCAGCGCTGA
- the ggt gene encoding gamma-glutamyltransferase, producing MPRPGALLLAVLAAGCGAPGAGLQTSSHRTFPAAWRYQTPPAPVAGRYAMVVSDHPRASEVGVEVLRRGGNAVDAAVAVAFALAVVHPRAGNIGGGGFLVYRAADGRDYALDFRETAPAAARADMYVGAAGPFAGSVTGARAAGVPGSVAGLAEMHRRFGRLPWSDLVAPAVDLARDGVVLDAHRAAAYNDTVVRRLRLFPSSVAALLPGGRRPRVGDTLRQPDLARTLEAIADSGPDVFYRGHVAEQIVAEMHRSGGIITLADLRGYRARWRAPLETTYRGWGVIGMPPPSSGGVTLAEILNILEASGPLPRYGSAALMHLEIEAMRRAFADRNTALGDPDFVTMPVARLTSKSYAAALARGVDDNRATPTGDVPAVDEGQHTTHFSVVDPEGNAAAVTTTLNDDFGSALVVDGAGFLLNDEMDDFTTRPGAPNLYGLVQGEANAIAPGKRMLSAMAPTVVLDPAGRLALVTGSPGGPRIISAVAQVVSNLIDQGMSLEQAIAAPRIHHQAQPDSVYWERGGLTADQRRVLAAMGYRFRARPLFIGDVNTVLVTPQGLQGLADPRRGGGAAGW from the coding sequence ATGCCACGACCCGGGGCACTGCTGCTGGCCGTGCTGGCGGCCGGATGCGGCGCGCCCGGCGCCGGACTCCAGACCTCATCGCACCGGACCTTCCCCGCCGCCTGGCGGTACCAGACGCCGCCGGCGCCCGTGGCCGGCCGCTACGCGATGGTGGTGTCGGACCATCCGCGCGCCAGCGAGGTGGGGGTCGAGGTGCTGCGCCGCGGCGGCAACGCCGTCGACGCGGCGGTCGCCGTCGCCTTCGCCCTCGCCGTGGTCCACCCGCGGGCCGGCAACATCGGCGGCGGCGGGTTCCTCGTCTACCGCGCCGCCGACGGCCGCGACTACGCGCTCGACTTTCGCGAGACCGCCCCTGCGGCGGCCCGCGCCGACATGTACGTCGGTGCCGCGGGACCGTTCGCCGGGAGCGTCACGGGCGCGCGGGCGGCCGGCGTGCCCGGCAGCGTGGCCGGGCTCGCCGAGATGCACCGCCGCTTCGGGCGCCTGCCGTGGAGCGACCTGGTCGCGCCGGCCGTCGATCTGGCGCGCGACGGCGTGGTGCTCGACGCCCACCGCGCGGCCGCCTACAACGACACCGTCGTCCGGCGCCTGAGGCTGTTCCCCTCGTCGGTCGCCGCCCTGCTCCCGGGCGGGCGGCGCCCGCGGGTGGGCGACACCCTGCGCCAGCCCGACCTGGCGCGGACCCTGGAGGCCATCGCCGACTCGGGGCCCGACGTCTTCTACCGCGGGCACGTCGCCGAGCAGATCGTGGCGGAGATGCACCGCAGCGGCGGCATCATCACCCTCGCCGACCTGCGCGGCTACCGCGCCCGGTGGCGCGCGCCGCTCGAGACGACCTACCGGGGCTGGGGCGTGATCGGGATGCCGCCGCCATCGAGCGGCGGCGTGACGCTGGCCGAGATCCTCAACATCCTCGAGGCCTCCGGCCCGCTGCCGCGGTACGGATCCGCCGCGCTCATGCACCTCGAGATCGAGGCGATGCGGCGCGCCTTCGCGGACCGCAACACGGCCCTCGGCGATCCCGACTTCGTGACCATGCCGGTCGCCCGGCTCACCAGCAAGTCGTACGCCGCCGCGCTGGCACGCGGCGTGGACGACAATCGCGCCACGCCGACGGGCGACGTGCCGGCCGTGGACGAGGGGCAGCACACCACTCACTTCTCCGTCGTGGACCCCGAGGGGAACGCCGCCGCCGTCACCACCACGCTGAACGACGACTTCGGCTCGGCGCTCGTGGTCGACGGGGCCGGCTTCCTGCTCAACGACGAGATGGACGATTTCACCACCAGGCCCGGCGCCCCGAACCTGTACGGGCTGGTGCAGGGCGAGGCGAACGCGATCGCGCCGGGCAAGCGGATGCTCTCGGCGATGGCGCCCACCGTCGTGCTGGATCCGGCCGGGCGGCTGGCCCTGGTGACGGGATCGCCCGGCGGCCCGCGGATCATCAGCGCCGTGGCCCAGGTCGTCTCCAACCTGATCGACCAGGGCATGTCGCTCGAGCAGGCGATCGCGGCGCCGCGGATCCACCACCAGGCGCAGCCCGACTCGGTGTACTGGGAGCGCGGCGGGCTGACGGCCGACCAGCGCCGCGTCCTCGCGGCCATGGGCTACCGGTTCCGCGCCCGGCCGCTGTTCATCGGCGACGTCAACACCGTTCTCGTGACCCCGCAGGGCCTGCAGGGCCTGGCGGACCCGCGCCGCGGAGGCGGCGCGGCGGGGTGGTAG
- a CDS encoding Fur family transcriptional regulator, protein MSVPPPSEQSQLDEFRRYLREHSLPVTTQREQVAEVVLDSRGHLSVEDIEQRLRERGLHIGKATVYRTLDILARSGMISERDFGEGFRRYERVPGHPHHEHLICMRCGTVTEFTNERLERLKALVAEEYGFQHHHHRLDIYGLCRDCQLKDAAAPSSPTPSQSDQR, encoded by the coding sequence GTGAGCGTTCCACCACCGAGTGAGCAGTCCCAGCTGGACGAGTTCCGCCGCTACCTGCGGGAGCACAGCCTGCCGGTGACCACGCAGCGCGAGCAGGTGGCGGAGGTGGTGCTCGATTCCCGCGGCCACCTGTCGGTGGAGGACATCGAGCAGCGGCTGCGCGAGCGGGGGCTCCACATCGGCAAGGCCACCGTGTACCGCACCCTCGACATCCTGGCGCGGAGCGGCATGATCAGCGAGCGGGATTTCGGCGAGGGCTTCCGCCGCTACGAGCGGGTGCCCGGCCACCCGCACCACGAGCACCTCATCTGCATGCGCTGCGGCACCGTCACCGAGTTCACCAACGAGCGGCTGGAGCGCCTCAAGGCGCTGGTGGCCGAGGAGTACGGGTTTCAGCACCATCATCACCGGCTGGACATCTACGGCCTGTGCCGGGATTGCCAGCTCAAGGACGCCGCGGCGCCCTCCTCTCCAACCCCGTCGCAGTCCGACCAGAGGTAG